CGCGGAACTTGCGCTTGATGCGTTCCGCCGAAAGCTGGATCGGCGTCAGCGGGTTCTTGATCTCGTGGGCGATGCGGCGGGCGACGTCGCCCCAAGCGGCCATGCGCTGCGCGGTCACGAGGTCGGTCACGTCGTCGAAGGCGATCACGTAGCCCTCGCGCCGACCGTCCGCGCCGCGCCGCGTGGCCATCCGCACCAGCAGGTTCTCCATCCTGCCGCCGCGGATCAGCCGGATCTCCTCCTGCGCGGTGCCGCGCCGGTCGCGGCGCAACCGGTCGAAAAGCGCTGCGAATTCCGGCACCGCGACCTTGAGCTCCTGCCCGCCGTCGCGCGCGTCGTCCAGTTGCAGATGGGTCAGCGCCGAGCGGTTCATGAATTCCACCCGCCCCTCGGCATCGAGCCCGATCACCCCCGCGGTGACCGAGGAGAGCACCGAATCGAACAGCCGACGCCGGCGCTCGGTCTGGCGGTTGTTCTCCAGAAGCGCCTCGCGCTGGCCCTTCAACTGGTGCGTCATCTGGTTGAAGATGCGCCCCAGCATGGCGATCTCGTCGTCGCCGTCCTCTTCCTTAACGCGCACGTCGAAATCGCCCGCGCCCACCCGCTGCGCCGCGCCCGCCAGCCGGCCGACGGGTCGCGACAGCCGCTCGGCGAACCACAGGCCCAGCCACACTGCCGCGAGGATCAGGATCACGGCGAAGCCGAGGTAGAGCAGGCCAAACTCGAACAGCACCCGCCCTCGCTCGCTTTCGAGCTGACGGTAGAGGCGCGAGGTCTCCTGGGTGTCGTCGAGCAGGCTCAGCAGGTCGCCATCCACGTTGCGCGAGATGTAGAGCAAGCGATCCGCATAGGCGTCGAGCGAGAGCAGAGCGCGGAACTCGTTGTTGTCCCAGTCCTCGAGGATGACGGTCTCGCCCTCGGCGGCGCGGGCGATCTCGGCCGGAGCGGGCTGTTCATAGTCGAAGAGATAGGAACGCTCGCCCCGCGCCTTGATCTCGCCGCCCCCGTCGATGACGTATGCCTCCTTCAGCCCGCGCTGAACCCGCGCCTGGGCCTGGGTCAGAAGCTGGCGCAACTCACCGTCCGACAGGAAGAACATCCCCTGCCGCGCGACGTTCAGATAGCCTGCCAGCGTGCGCGCATCGGCCGCAAGATCGCGGCGGTGTTCGTCCTCATAGGCTTCGGCCGCGGCGAGCGAGGCGCCCACGGCGTTGCGCACGCGCTCGGAAAACCATCCCTCGAGCCCGATATTGATGGTCAGACCGGCAAAGACCGCCACCAGCACCGTGGGCACAAGCGCGACCATGGCGAAGACGCCGGTCAGCCGCAGGTGCAGCCGCGAGCCCGCCGAATGCCGCCGCCGCGCGGCAACCATGCGAGCGATCCGGCGAAATACCAGCGTGGCGACGACCAGCGAATAGACGAGATCGGCCAGCAGCAGTGCGCGCAGCCCGGTAGAGGTCGCGCCCTGGTCGAGCGGGCCGAGCAGGAGGAACGTGCCGACGGCAAGCAGCGGGCCCAGAACGACGAGCCCCAATGTCGCCGCGTTCTGCGCGCGCCGCGACGGCCGCCACTGGAAGAACCGCTCGAGGGCCATCCGGCCCGTGGCGCTTGCCACTTGTCGCCTCTTTCGCTAAGGCCGCGCCTGGCGCGCGGACTGCTCCCCGTTGAGGCGGCGAATCTGCGCTTTCGCCGCCACGTTCTGTTGCGAAATTACATCAATTTGCGGCGACGTGTCACGCGAATATCGAGGTCGGTGATCTTCTTGCGCAGCGTATTCCGGTTGATTCCCAGTAAATCCGCACACTTGGCCTGGTTTCCCCCTGTGGCGTCCAGCGCGATCTCGATCAGCGGAAACTCCACCTCGCGCAGGATCCGGGCGTAAAGGCCCGGTGGCGGCAGCACGCCGCCATGCAGGTCGAAATAGCGCCGCAGATGCTTGGCGACCGAGGCAGACAGCTTTTCGCCGTCGCCGCCGCCCACCAGTGGCTCGATTTCGGGCTGGTTGCCCAGCACCGCCTCGACCTCTGCGCGGGTGATGACCTCTTCCGGGCTGGTGACCACGAGGCGGCGGATCGTGTGCTCCAGCTGGCGCACGTTGCCCGGCCAGCTATAGGCGCGGATCAGGTCCATCGCGTCGGAGGCGAGCACCCGCGGCTGGGCCCCATCACGCTCGCCCCGCGCCAGGAAGTGCTCGGCGAGCAGCGGGATGTCGTCGACCCGCTCGCGGAGGGACGGCACGGCGATGGTCACGCCGCCGAGGCGGTAGAACAGATCCTGCCGGAACTCGCCGGCCTCCATCCGCGCCATCAGGTCCGTCTGGCTGGTGGCCATGGCGCGCGGGGCATTGTCGCCGAACGCGTCCAGCATCCGCACGATGCGCCCCTGCGCCTCTTCGTCCAGATCGGAAACCTCGTCGAACAGGATCGAACCGCCCTTGGCGCGTGAGACCAGTGCCGAGGGGCCGTCGACGCCTTCGAGATCGGCGGCAGCGGCGATCACGAAGGGCAGTGAACGGCGGTCGGAGAAATCGTGGATCGCACGGGCGATCAGCGACTTGCCGGTGCCCGACTCCCCGGTGATCAGCACCGGCAGGTCGGCGTTCATCACCCGCGCCACCAAACGATAAAGCGCCTGCATCTGCGGTGTGCGCCCGACAAGCGGCAGGTCGTCCTGCTCGTCCGGCGGCTCGGGCACCTCGCGGGTCGGACGCACGCGGCGCTTGGTCTCCAGCGCGCGGGCCGCCCGCTTCATGAGGTCGGGCAGGTCGAACGGCTTGGGCAGATAGTCGTAGGCCTCCGCCTCGGCAGCCTGGATCGCGGTCATGATCGTGTTCTGGGCCGAGATCACGATCACGGGCAGGCCGGGGCGTTCCTCGCCGATCTTGGGCAGCATTTCCAGACCGTTGCCGTCGGGCATGACCACGTCCGAGATCACCAGGTCGCCCTTGCCCTCGCCCACCCAGCGCATCAGCGTCGTCAGCGACGAGGTCGCGTGCACCTTGCAGCCCGCGCGGGTCAGCGCTTGCGTCAGCACGGTGCGGATCGTGCGGTCGTCGTCGGCGACAAGAACGGTTCCGTCCATCAGGTCTCATCCTCTCGGGGTTTGGGGGCGACGGGCAAAGAGATGCGGAAGACGGTGCGCCCGGGCACCGAGTCGACCGCAATCCAGCCGCCGTGGTCGGAGACGATCTTGGAGACCAGCGCGAGGCCCAGCCCGGTGCCGTTCTCGCGGCCCGAAACGAAGGGCTCGAAAATGTCGCCGGCGATCTCGGTGGGCAGGCCGGGGCCGTCGTCGATGATCTCGACCTGCAGCGGCACCGGCACGCCCGAGCCGTCCGGGTGACGCAAGCGTAGCGACTGTTCGTAGAAGGTGTGCAGCCGGATCGTGCCGCCATCTGGCCCAGCCGCCTGGGCGGCGTTGCGGATGAGGTTGGAAAACACCTGCATCAGCTGGTCGGGATCCGCCCAGGTGGGCGGCAGCGAGGGGTCGTAATCCTCCTCGATCTTCATATGCGCGGCATAGCTGACCGTCGCCGATTTCCGCGCCCGGTCCAGGACATCGTGGATGTTGACCGCCCGGCACTTGGGCGGGCTGAGGTTGCCGAACTGTTCCACCTGGTCGAGCAGCGCCACGATCCGACGGCTTTCGGCGACGATCAGGTCGGTCAGCTCCAGGTCGCTGCCGCTGAGGTTCATCGACAGGAGTTGCGCCGCCCCGGTGATGCCGGCGAGCGGGTTCTTGATTTCGTGGGCCAGCATCTCGGCCATGCCGATGGCGGATTTCGCCGCCGTCTTCACCGAATGCGCCCGCCCCAGCCGCCCGGCCAGTTCACGCGGCGAAACCAGCAAAAGCACATGCTTGGCCTGGTCGTTCATCGGCGCGATCTGCAGGTTGCACTGCACCGGCGCCCGCGCCCCGGCCGTCACGTCGACATCGTTGATGAACAGCGCCGCGTGGTTTGCGCGAACCCGCGCGAAGGCCTCGTCCAGCGGCGCATCCACGGCGAGCCGGTCGAAGACAGGCATGTCGCGCAGTGTCCTGAGCGTGGCGTTCATGAACAGCTCGGCGGCGGGGTTGATCGCGGCGATGCGGTCCTCGGCGTCCAGAAGGAAGGCCGGGATCGGCAGCGCAGTCCAGATCGCGTCATGGCCAAGGCTCATGCGGCCACCCGCTCGCCGCGCGCGCCGAGCGCCTCCGGCAGGTACGCCAGCACGCAGGCCGGGTCGTGCGCAGTCAGCACCGTGCGGCGCATATCGTTCGGGGTGCCTGCTTCGGCCATGTACCAGCCCAGGTGCTTGCGGATCACCCGCGCGCCCAGCTCCCGACCGTAGAACGCAAGTGCGGACTCGTAATGGCCGCAGACCATGTCGGCGAAGGCTGCGCCTTTCGGAGCGTCGGGGAAAGGACGGCCCTCCAGCGCGGCGGCAATCTGCGCCAGGAGCCACGGCCGCCCCTGCGCGCCGCGGCCGACCATAACGCCATCGGCACCCGATTGCGCGAGCGCACGGCCTGCCGTTGCACCGTCGACGATGTCGCCATTGGCGATG
This genomic window from Rhodovulum sp. ES.010 contains:
- a CDS encoding response regulator, whose amino-acid sequence is MDGTVLVADDDRTIRTVLTQALTRAGCKVHATSSLTTLMRWVGEGKGDLVISDVVMPDGNGLEMLPKIGEERPGLPVIVISAQNTIMTAIQAAEAEAYDYLPKPFDLPDLMKRAARALETKRRVRPTREVPEPPDEQDDLPLVGRTPQMQALYRLVARVMNADLPVLITGESGTGKSLIARAIHDFSDRRSLPFVIAAAADLEGVDGPSALVSRAKGGSILFDEVSDLDEEAQGRIVRMLDAFGDNAPRAMATSQTDLMARMEAGEFRQDLFYRLGGVTIAVPSLRERVDDIPLLAEHFLARGERDGAQPRVLASDAMDLIRAYSWPGNVRQLEHTIRRLVVTSPEEVITRAEVEAVLGNQPEIEPLVGGGDGEKLSASVAKHLRRYFDLHGGVLPPPGLYARILREVEFPLIEIALDATGGNQAKCADLLGINRNTLRKKITDLDIRVTRRRKLM
- a CDS encoding PAS domain-containing sensor histidine kinase, with the translated sequence MALERFFQWRPSRRAQNAATLGLVVLGPLLAVGTFLLLGPLDQGATSTGLRALLLADLVYSLVVATLVFRRIARMVAARRRHSAGSRLHLRLTGVFAMVALVPTVLVAVFAGLTINIGLEGWFSERVRNAVGASLAAAEAYEDEHRRDLAADARTLAGYLNVARQGMFFLSDGELRQLLTQAQARVQRGLKEAYVIDGGGEIKARGERSYLFDYEQPAPAEIARAAEGETVILEDWDNNEFRALLSLDAYADRLLYISRNVDGDLLSLLDDTQETSRLYRQLESERGRVLFEFGLLYLGFAVILILAAVWLGLWFAERLSRPVGRLAGAAQRVGAGDFDVRVKEEDGDDEIAMLGRIFNQMTHQLKGQREALLENNRQTERRRRLFDSVLSSVTAGVIGLDAEGRVEFMNRSALTHLQLDDARDGGQELKVAVPEFAALFDRLRRDRRGTAQEEIRLIRGGRMENLLVRMATRRGADGRREGYVIAFDDVTDLVTAQRMAAWGDVARRIAHEIKNPLTPIQLSAERIKRKFRAAAGDEAETLDQYTDVIVRQTADLRRIVDEFSKFARMPEPERKPVDLAALVRDAVVLQESGQPGVRFAADLPEAAIPAQLDATMISQALTNLMKNAGEAIETFMERGAPKGFVPEIRVRLSRDDETGLIEIQDNGIGLPEDRARLFEPYVTTRDSGTGLGLPIVKKIIEEHGGTLDLTDAEPFAPGTHRGARAGIRLPVGPTGAAEDTTSPKERAVTGE
- a CDS encoding nitrogen regulation protein NR(II), producing MSLGHDAIWTALPIPAFLLDAEDRIAAINPAAELFMNATLRTLRDMPVFDRLAVDAPLDEAFARVRANHAALFINDVDVTAGARAPVQCNLQIAPMNDQAKHVLLLVSPRELAGRLGRAHSVKTAAKSAIGMAEMLAHEIKNPLAGITGAAQLLSMNLSGSDLELTDLIVAESRRIVALLDQVEQFGNLSPPKCRAVNIHDVLDRARKSATVSYAAHMKIEEDYDPSLPPTWADPDQLMQVFSNLIRNAAQAAGPDGGTIRLHTFYEQSLRLRHPDGSGVPVPLQVEIIDDGPGLPTEIAGDIFEPFVSGRENGTGLGLALVSKIVSDHGGWIAVDSVPGRTVFRISLPVAPKPREDET